Proteins co-encoded in one Centropristis striata isolate RG_2023a ecotype Rhode Island chromosome 24, C.striata_1.0, whole genome shotgun sequence genomic window:
- the si:ch211-246m6.4 gene encoding transcription factor 15, whose product MSIRRGAGRRKHPRSPDRRQLLGPRCYFHPQDKVMCSRWPPAGPPQLQSEQSRARMKSTGSERSAQPDVFTSDLDDLDSGSDSSDGKSTGDCSPRREPGEETADGASRAGAPRRRRRRRRSSGGDACLAGVSKQRQAANARERYRTHSVNTAFTALRTLIPTEPADRKLSKIETLRLASSYISHLANVLLLGEDCRDGQPCIGYQSILHGAAALSAPSLRPICTFCLSNQRKLLRDGGKHSAAV is encoded by the exons ATGTCGATCCGCCGGGGGGCCGGCCGGCGCAAACACCCTCGGTCACCGGATCGGCGGCAGCTGCTCGGCCCCCGGTGCTATTTTCACCCTCAGGATAAAGTGATGTGCAGCCGCTGGCCGCCCGCAGGGCCCCCGCAGCTCcagtcagagcagagcagagccagGATGAAGTCCACAGGCAGCGAGCGCAGCGCGCAGCCCGACGTCTTCACCTCCGACCTGGACGACCTGGACAGCGGCAGCGACAGCTCCGACGGGAAGTCCACCGGGGACTGCAGCCCGCGCAGAGAGCCGGGCGAGGAGACGGCGGACGGGGCTTCCCGGGCCGGTGCGCCGAGACGCAGGAGGAGGCGGAGACGCAGCAGCGGAGGAGACGCGTGTCTCGCTGGTGTTAGCAAACAGAGGCAGGCGGCGAACGCGCGCGAGCGGTACAGGACGCACAGCGTGAACACCGCCTTCACGGCGCTCCGCACGCTCATTCCCACCGAGCCCGCCGACAGGAAGCTCTCCAAGATAGAGACGCTGCGTCTGGCCTCCAGCTACATCTCGCACCTGGCTAACGTGCTGCTGCTGGGGGAGGACTGCCGGGACGGACAGCCCTGCATCGGCTACCAGAGCATCCTGCACGGCGCCGCGGCGCTCAGCGCGCCCTCCCTGCGGCCGATCTGCACTTTCTGCCTCAGCAACCAGAGGAAACTG CTCAGAGATGGAGGGAAGCACTCAGCTGCTGTGTGA
- the bzw1a gene encoding eIF5-mimic protein 2-A yields MSNQKQQKPTLTGQRFKTRKRDEKERFDPTQFQESIVQGLNQTGTDLEAVAKFLDASGCKLDYRRYAETLFDILVAGGMLAPGGTLSDDMTRTEFCLFTAQEDLETMQAYAQVFNKLIRRYKYLEKGFEEEIKKLLLFLKGFTESERNKLAMLTGILLANGNISASIINSLFNENLVKEGVSAAFAVKLFKSWINEKDINSVAGSLRKNGMDNRLMELFPANKRSCEHFSKYFTDAGLKELSDFARNQQSIGARKELQKELQEQMSRGDPQKEIIAFTKEEMKKGNLSEQAMISIIWTSLMSSVEWNKKEELVTEQAIKHLKQYSLLLKAFTSQGLSELSLLLKIQEYCYDNIHFMKAFQKIVVLLYKADVLSEEAILKWYNDAHVAKGKSVFLEQMKKFVEWLKNAEEESESDEEETD; encoded by the exons ATGAGTAATCAAAAGCAGCAAAAGCCGACGCTAACAGGCCAGCGGTTCAAAACGAGGAAAAGAG ATGAAAAGGAGAGGTTTGACCCTACTCAGTTTCAAGAAAGTATCGTACAAGGCTTGAATCAAACTGGCACTGATTTGGAAGCGGTCGCAAAGTTCCTTGATGCCTCTGGCTGCAAGCTTGACTACCGCCGGTATGCAGAGACTCTCTTTGACATCCTGGTGGCTGGCGGGATGCTGG CCCCAGGCGGGACTCTATCTGACGACATGACCCGCACTGAGTTCTGCCTCTTCACGGCACAAGAAGACCTTGAGACAATGCAAGCATATGCTCAG gtttttaacAAGCTGATCAGGCGTTACAAGTACCTGGAGAAGGGTTTCGAAGAGGAGATCAAGaag TTGCTGCTGTTTCTTAAGGGGTTCACTGAGTCTGAGCGCAACAAACTGGCCATGCTGACCGGCATCCTGCTGGCCAACGGCAACATATCAGCCTCAATCATTAACAGCCTCTTCAACGAGAACCTCGTCAAAGAGG GAGTATCTGCAGCCTTCGCTGTCAAGCTGTTCAAGTCATGGATCAATGAGAAGGACATCAACTCTGTTGCTGGCAGTCTCCGCAAAAATGGCATGGACAACAGGCTGATG GAACTCTTTCCTGCCAACAAACGGAGCTGCGAGCATTTTTCTAAGTACTTTACCGACGCCGGGCTGAAGGAGCTGTCCGACTTCGCCCGAAACCAGCAATCCATCGGCGCCCGCAAGGAGCTGCAGAAGGAACTCCAGGAGCAGATGTCTCGTGGTGACCCTCAGAAGGAG ATAATCGCCTTCACCAAAGAGGAGATGAAAAAGGGCAACCTCTCCGAGCAGGCCATGATCAGCATCATTTGGACCAGCCTGATGAGCTCCGTGGAGTGGAACAAGAAAGAGGAGCTGGTGACCGAACAAGCCATCAAACACTTGAAG CAATACAGCCTTCTGCTGAAAGCCTTCACCTCCCAGGGTCTGTCCGAGCTCAGCCTGCTGCTGAAGATCCAGGAGTACTGCTACGACAACATCCACTTCATGAAGGCCTTTCAGAAGATTGTGGTGCTCCTCTACAAAG CCGACGTGTTGAGTGAAGAGGCCATACTGAAGTGGTACAATGATGCCCACGTTGCCAAGGGGAAGAGCGTTTTCCTCGAGCAGATGAAAAAATTTGTCGAGTGGCTGAAGAATGCTGaggaag AGTCAGAATCGGACGAAGAGGAGACCGACTAA